One window of Botrimarina mediterranea genomic DNA carries:
- a CDS encoding glycoside hydrolase family 113 — protein sequence MLTKCLLALATLAAALSSSVAESPLGFVKGHSWGWVGSRGDYASPAAAESMRNLAETSADTVCIAFAPNLKTYDTPRFTWGDNNSQMVSDDEVRHAIDLARENGLRVILKPTVNCEDQTWRAWIRFYRPLSEAEREAGVTGVEDPWGDTTVFREGEAIDEAAWAEWWACFGDFLEHYAKIAAEKNVDAFCLGCEMNSTESFADEWREVIRRVRAAYDGQLTYDANHGRERLVTFWDEVDFLSVSAYYPVAPPEGVTEEEAVASTTPKTEIVATLRQVRDELRDLHQEYRKPILFIETGVTNVRGCARYPWSHPDAELGSPIDEREQANYYEAMFETFWDEPWFKGFAWWDWPARLYPIDEAGGNRGFCIYGKQAEGVVRDWYGRKR from the coding sequence TGTCGTCATCGGTTGCCGAATCGCCTCTCGGGTTCGTAAAAGGCCACTCGTGGGGTTGGGTGGGGTCGCGGGGCGATTACGCCTCACCGGCTGCGGCCGAGTCGATGCGGAACCTGGCCGAGACGAGCGCCGACACGGTCTGCATCGCCTTCGCGCCGAATCTGAAGACCTACGACACGCCCCGCTTCACTTGGGGCGACAACAACTCGCAGATGGTGAGCGACGACGAAGTGCGTCACGCCATCGACCTTGCTCGTGAAAACGGGCTGCGAGTCATCCTCAAGCCGACGGTGAACTGCGAAGACCAGACTTGGCGGGCGTGGATCCGGTTCTATCGACCGCTGAGCGAGGCCGAACGCGAGGCCGGCGTTACCGGGGTCGAGGACCCATGGGGCGACACGACTGTCTTCCGTGAAGGCGAAGCGATAGACGAGGCGGCGTGGGCCGAGTGGTGGGCGTGCTTCGGCGATTTCCTGGAGCACTACGCCAAGATCGCCGCCGAGAAAAACGTCGACGCCTTCTGCCTAGGGTGCGAGATGAACTCGACCGAGTCCTTCGCCGACGAATGGCGAGAGGTGATCCGTCGCGTTCGCGCAGCGTACGACGGCCAGTTGACGTACGACGCCAACCACGGCCGCGAGCGGCTTGTGACCTTTTGGGACGAGGTCGATTTCTTAAGCGTCAGCGCGTACTACCCAGTTGCTCCGCCAGAGGGCGTGACCGAGGAAGAGGCAGTGGCTTCGACGACGCCCAAGACCGAGATCGTCGCGACGCTGCGGCAAGTGCGTGACGAGCTTCGCGATCTGCACCAGGAGTACCGCAAGCCGATCCTCTTTATTGAAACGGGCGTCACCAACGTCCGTGGTTGTGCGCGTTACCCCTGGTCGCATCCGGACGCGGAGCTGGGCAGCCCGATCGACGAGCGGGAACAGGCTAACTACTACGAGGCGATGTTCGAGACCTTCTGGGACGAGCCGTGGTTCAAGGGTTTCGCCTGGTGGGACTGGCCCGCAAGGCTGTATCCGATCGATGAAGCCGGTGGGAACCGCGGCTTCTGTATCTACGGCAAACAGGCCGAGGGCGTCGTCCGTGACTGGTACGGCAGGAAGCGTTGA
- a CDS encoding sigma-70 family RNA polymerase sigma factor, with the protein MPKFGVKVPEGVAHISSVMAGREQHESDRRCDFATLWAESYDKLRTYVRIFVPVLHDADDVLQDTAVAIAKDFDKYDPERPFLEWAVGVARNRVLQYYRKRGRDRRMIFDVDTVSKIEGSLLELEPRIDSYEESLEFCLQKLPERSRRMLELRYTCAMSADEIASQLKMTVQSVYTRLSQIRVALRDCVRRQLRRTGGNAP; encoded by the coding sequence ATGCCAAAGTTTGGCGTTAAGGTCCCGGAAGGCGTCGCCCATATAAGCAGTGTCATGGCGGGGCGAGAGCAGCACGAATCGGACCGACGCTGCGACTTCGCCACCCTGTGGGCGGAGTCCTACGATAAGCTACGGACCTATGTCCGGATCTTTGTGCCCGTCCTCCATGACGCGGATGACGTGCTGCAAGACACGGCGGTCGCCATCGCAAAGGACTTCGACAAATACGACCCCGAGCGTCCGTTCCTGGAATGGGCGGTTGGCGTCGCTCGGAACCGGGTCCTCCAGTACTACCGGAAGCGCGGACGCGACCGGAGGATGATTTTCGATGTTGACACTGTGTCGAAGATCGAAGGGAGCCTGCTGGAGCTCGAACCACGAATCGACAGCTACGAAGAGTCCCTCGAATTTTGCCTGCAGAAGCTCCCGGAACGGTCACGCCGGATGCTCGAGTTGCGATACACCTGTGCGATGAGCGCTGACGAGATCGCAAGTCAGCTAAAGATGACGGTGCAGTCGGTCTACACCCGGCTGTCCCAGATCCGTGTCGCCCTGCGGGACTGCGTCCGCAGGCAATTGCGTAGGACAGGAGGGAACGCCCCGTGA
- a CDS encoding FecR domain-containing protein, which translates to MRTPIELLNAHFDGKILSQDEARSLSRWVGADPDNARTVVELGIIHSQADYWLSVPRFLDELGDSEDPAIKKSIEAALETIEIDSYRKNVSANSRSPAGSTPSWGWAAAAVAASLLIGVVSFPRGIDSGKADAVIASAPAEEKLAPKPIVVEPAPVVATVTETINVESRSGSRLRRGQYVRRGESLIIEAGVLAVTTADGCDVVVEGPAKLIFEGSQQIAMSEGRLSARIDEAATGLIVKTPTARVVDLGTEFGVGIGPDLATEVAVYEGVVELYSARTDGDAPSPSKRITAGRAGHVDADGSLNFAVQTLPNDREFIRPDEIASLRKARSGSAEARQQTCFYALQRTRGLMAFQSFDIPSDGAAYSVAFREASPRSATSPTITHDLQSRRLYSSGALLVNEGEHAFLDIDTSSDSPLARAKLLTDRGLIGRSGAELWIAWKTRMTDANRAGDHAGMSLMFGDQRLMQEPLFVGYSGGKRTLAVASNVGSRTVELELDADPDTFAVDPMPLDDQTHQWVMQIIFGERGDKLAVWCDVPPAEIRTARPQAETVNANLIFDRLRLGVSDDASAWLFDDIVLATSINAIAEVQELQSANAARR; encoded by the coding sequence GTGAGAACGCCGATCGAACTCCTGAACGCCCACTTCGATGGGAAGATCCTCTCCCAGGACGAGGCTCGCTCCCTGTCTCGCTGGGTCGGCGCTGATCCCGACAACGCTCGTACCGTTGTCGAGCTGGGGATCATCCACTCTCAAGCCGATTACTGGCTCTCGGTCCCTCGGTTCCTTGACGAACTAGGGGATAGCGAAGACCCCGCGATCAAGAAGTCGATCGAGGCGGCTCTCGAAACGATCGAGATCGACTCGTACCGCAAGAATGTTAGCGCCAATTCCCGGTCCCCAGCCGGTAGCACGCCTTCGTGGGGATGGGCAGCCGCCGCGGTGGCGGCGTCGCTGTTGATTGGCGTCGTGTCGTTCCCCCGTGGCATTGACTCCGGCAAGGCCGATGCTGTGATTGCCTCGGCGCCAGCCGAGGAAAAGCTCGCTCCGAAGCCGATCGTCGTCGAACCGGCGCCCGTCGTCGCGACCGTCACCGAGACCATCAATGTGGAGTCTCGCAGTGGTAGCCGCTTGCGCCGCGGGCAATACGTTCGACGGGGCGAATCGCTAATTATTGAGGCGGGCGTCCTCGCCGTCACCACCGCTGACGGCTGTGATGTTGTCGTCGAGGGACCGGCGAAGCTCATATTCGAGGGTTCCCAGCAGATCGCCATGAGCGAAGGCCGACTCTCAGCCCGGATCGATGAAGCCGCCACAGGCCTGATCGTCAAGACGCCAACAGCCCGTGTTGTTGACCTGGGCACGGAGTTTGGCGTCGGCATCGGCCCCGACCTGGCCACCGAGGTCGCCGTCTACGAGGGCGTTGTTGAGCTCTACAGCGCCCGCACAGACGGGGACGCGCCCTCGCCGTCGAAGCGGATCACCGCCGGCCGCGCCGGCCATGTTGACGCCGACGGGTCGCTCAACTTCGCGGTCCAGACACTCCCGAATGACCGCGAGTTCATCCGGCCCGACGAGATCGCCTCGCTACGCAAGGCCCGCAGCGGGTCGGCCGAAGCGAGACAACAGACTTGTTTTTACGCCTTGCAGCGGACCCGCGGTTTGATGGCGTTCCAATCGTTCGACATCCCGTCGGACGGCGCCGCCTACTCGGTCGCCTTCCGTGAGGCGTCGCCGCGCTCGGCGACTTCCCCGACCATCACCCACGATCTGCAAAGCCGCCGCCTCTATTCGTCCGGCGCCCTGCTAGTAAATGAGGGCGAACACGCCTTCCTCGACATCGATACCTCAAGCGACTCACCTCTCGCCCGAGCCAAGCTGCTCACCGACCGCGGGCTGATCGGCCGGTCGGGCGCGGAGCTGTGGATCGCCTGGAAGACTAGGATGACCGACGCCAACCGCGCGGGCGATCACGCCGGGATGTCGCTAATGTTTGGCGACCAACGGCTCATGCAAGAGCCGCTCTTCGTCGGCTACTCCGGCGGCAAGCGGACGCTCGCCGTCGCGTCTAATGTCGGCAGTCGCACGGTCGAGCTCGAGCTCGACGCCGACCCGGACACGTTCGCCGTCGATCCGATGCCGCTCGACGACCAGACCCATCAGTGGGTGATGCAAATCATCTTCGGCGAACGCGGCGACAAGTTGGCGGTTTGGTGCGATGTGCCTCCCGCTGAAATCCGCACGGCTCGCCCTCAGGCCGAGACCGTCAACGCCAACCTGATCTTTGACCGCCTGCGTCTGGGCGTCAGCGACGACGCGTCCGCGTGGCTGTTTGACGACATCGTCTTGGCGACCTCGATCAACGCGATCGCCGAGGTCCAAGAGCTTCAATCCGCCAATGCCGCTAGGCGTTAG
- a CDS encoding LamG-like jellyroll fold domain-containing protein gives MKRLWTIKHSAPFALTALAAIQATPSAEAQPSPVNRYTFNDGAVTDIISGQNGTLVDPSGIAFYSGGQVRLTNNNNFSSAQDFSSPTANGAYVDLPNGLISSAANNGSLYQFSLEFWATVQTNRDWARLGDFGTSVGGEDVSGSGATTDYLIVVPRTGGRPTPEETNKFSVSSHSAGGQEDFISAPSELAAGVEHHVVVTVDQTDFTGGGNGTLSLYLNGSLVNSGPVEDEGFIDFTLFSDNNNWLGRAQWGDPLFDGSYNEFSVYDYSLSAQDVLDSFNAGPVPGELAVPQLVVNRDTGEVTVNNATGEQLSLLSYSIASESGSIDNVAWTSIDATNFDANGVWTSTSDTPELIAEGTTGDGGQIASAAGRTIGNAWNPSPYEDLVFNFTLAGGSPLAGEVVYVGNDGAAIANTDLNADGVTDADDFYLFAAASQGDLSGMSAYELYKNGDLNGDGANNYVDFRLFKDAFIAANGAAAFAALAASVPEPTSLLLVVGAGVGLAFRRR, from the coding sequence ATGAAACGCCTCTGGACAATTAAGCACAGCGCACCTTTCGCCCTCACGGCGTTGGCCGCGATTCAGGCGACCCCGTCGGCTGAAGCCCAGCCGTCGCCCGTCAACCGCTACACCTTCAACGACGGCGCTGTCACCGACATCATCAGCGGGCAGAACGGCACACTCGTTGATCCGTCGGGCATCGCGTTCTACTCGGGCGGTCAAGTCCGGCTCACTAACAACAACAATTTCAGTTCGGCGCAAGACTTCTCGTCGCCGACGGCCAACGGCGCCTACGTCGATCTGCCGAACGGTCTGATCAGTTCCGCGGCGAATAACGGATCGCTGTATCAGTTCAGTCTGGAGTTTTGGGCCACGGTTCAAACGAATCGTGACTGGGCTCGTCTGGGCGACTTCGGCACCAGCGTCGGCGGCGAAGATGTGTCAGGAAGCGGCGCCACAACGGACTACTTGATCGTCGTGCCCCGCACGGGCGGTCGTCCCACACCCGAGGAGACCAACAAGTTCAGCGTCTCGAGCCACTCAGCGGGTGGGCAAGAAGACTTCATCTCGGCGCCGTCCGAGTTGGCGGCGGGCGTCGAGCATCACGTCGTCGTGACGGTGGATCAGACAGACTTCACCGGCGGCGGCAACGGAACGCTGTCGCTCTATCTTAACGGCTCCCTGGTGAACTCGGGCCCGGTTGAAGACGAAGGCTTCATCGACTTCACGCTCTTCAGCGATAACAACAACTGGCTCGGCCGCGCGCAGTGGGGAGACCCGCTCTTCGATGGAAGCTACAACGAGTTCAGCGTTTACGATTACTCGCTCAGTGCTCAAGACGTGCTCGACAGCTTCAACGCCGGTCCGGTTCCCGGTGAGCTGGCTGTTCCGCAGCTCGTCGTCAATCGTGACACCGGCGAGGTCACGGTCAACAACGCCACGGGTGAGCAGCTCAGCTTGCTGAGCTACTCGATCGCGTCGGAGTCGGGCTCCATCGACAACGTCGCATGGACTTCGATCGACGCGACAAACTTCGACGCCAACGGCGTTTGGACATCGACGTCTGACACTCCGGAGTTGATCGCCGAAGGGACCACCGGCGACGGGGGTCAGATTGCCTCGGCGGCGGGCCGGACAATCGGCAATGCCTGGAACCCCTCGCCGTACGAAGACCTCGTTTTCAACTTCACGCTTGCCGGCGGCTCGCCTCTTGCCGGTGAGGTGGTTTACGTCGGCAACGACGGCGCAGCCATCGCCAACACCGACCTGAACGCCGATGGCGTTACGGATGCGGATGACTTCTACCTATTCGCCGCCGCTTCGCAGGGCGACCTCAGCGGGATGTCTGCCTACGAGCTCTACAAGAACGGCGACCTCAACGGCGACGGCGCCAACAACTACGTCGATTTCAGGTTGTTCAAGGACGCCTTCATTGCCGCCAACGGCGCCGCCGCGTTCGCCGCGCTCGCCGCCTCGGTGCCGGAGCCGACCAGCCTGTTGCTCGTTGTCGGCGCCGGCGTTGGGCTGGCTTTCCGTCGTCGCTAG
- a CDS encoding PEP-CTERM sorting domain-containing protein has translation MILQRIQAAGFAVLLTAGAAHANTVAYWRFETGPADTNVIHLAGDDAGNTYSADIPDVSGNGHDLSAWITGGCCGYAYRSDVATGTIAATGATNNFSVQNTGGGPGMFTGPTGIGSITPSAFTIEASFRLENGGFRTIIGRDGTDVADQNRELAPVYLQAVPGNALAIKFADQEGFWHEAVSPAEILNTFAPPNTTEGDWYHASAVSDGSTLSLYLANATQGTGYQLVAQTDMTLSGSTNTAMATPAGDGGDWDAGNWTVGRGMYNGGHGDRAYGFIDEVRISDSAVSLSDMLHFAGGQNLSIEVNTSTGAVMLKNNSSGAVTLDYYEITSDAGALNQSSWNSMADQGVEVSPPGDYSGDGVVDAADYTVYRDGLGSTFAQADYDVWAANYGASAEDGYGWTEAGGSDANILSELLLDVAGTSLMPGESISLGAAYNTAVGGQDLEFSYGRPGSGLFVGGVTYVGAAATIPEPATLALVALGMAALGWRRTA, from the coding sequence ATGATACTGCAGCGCATTCAAGCCGCCGGCTTCGCCGTCCTTCTGACGGCAGGCGCGGCCCACGCGAACACCGTCGCTTACTGGCGTTTCGAGACCGGCCCCGCCGACACGAACGTCATCCACTTGGCTGGTGACGACGCCGGCAATACCTACTCGGCCGACATCCCCGACGTGTCGGGCAATGGCCACGACCTCTCGGCATGGATCACCGGCGGTTGCTGCGGCTACGCCTACCGCTCCGACGTCGCGACGGGCACGATCGCGGCGACCGGCGCGACAAATAACTTCTCTGTCCAGAACACGGGCGGCGGCCCGGGCATGTTCACCGGCCCGACGGGCATCGGCTCGATCACTCCGTCCGCCTTCACGATCGAGGCTTCGTTCCGTCTAGAGAACGGCGGCTTCCGAACGATCATCGGTCGCGATGGTACGGATGTGGCCGACCAAAACCGTGAACTCGCGCCGGTCTACCTGCAAGCGGTCCCGGGCAACGCTCTGGCGATCAAGTTCGCGGACCAAGAGGGCTTTTGGCACGAAGCGGTGTCGCCGGCTGAGATCCTCAACACCTTCGCTCCTCCGAACACAACCGAAGGCGATTGGTACCACGCCTCGGCCGTGAGCGACGGTTCGACATTGTCGCTGTACTTGGCGAACGCCACTCAAGGCACCGGTTACCAGCTCGTCGCCCAAACCGACATGACGTTGAGCGGCAGCACGAATACGGCGATGGCCACGCCCGCCGGCGACGGCGGCGATTGGGACGCCGGTAACTGGACCGTCGGTCGCGGCATGTACAACGGCGGCCACGGCGACCGCGCCTACGGGTTCATCGACGAGGTCCGCATTAGCGACAGCGCGGTTTCGCTGTCGGACATGCTCCACTTCGCCGGCGGCCAGAACCTGTCGATCGAGGTCAACACGTCGACCGGCGCCGTCATGCTTAAGAACAACTCGTCCGGCGCTGTGACCCTCGACTACTACGAGATCACCAGCGACGCCGGCGCGCTTAATCAGTCAAGCTGGAACAGCATGGCGGACCAGGGCGTTGAAGTGAGCCCCCCCGGCGACTACAGCGGCGACGGTGTTGTCGATGCCGCGGACTACACGGTCTACCGCGACGGTCTGGGTTCGACCTTTGCTCAGGCCGACTACGACGTGTGGGCCGCGAACTACGGCGCCAGCGCCGAAGACGGCTACGGGTGGACCGAGGCGGGCGGTTCGGACGCCAACATCCTGTCGGAGTTGCTGCTCGATGTCGCGGGCACATCGCTCATGCCGGGCGAGTCGATCTCGTTGGGCGCCGCGTATAACACGGCCGTTGGCGGGCAGGACCTCGAGTTCAGCTACGGCCGTCCGGGGTCGGGCCTGTTCGTTGGCGGCGTGACCTACGTCGGCGCGGCGGCGACGATCCCCGAGCCGGCGACGCTGGCTCTGGTTGCTCTGGGCATGGCGGCGCTGGGGTGGCGTCGTACTGCCTGA
- a CDS encoding DUF1559 domain-containing protein, whose protein sequence is MTKTCTRKTDRAYKDGFTLVELLVVIAIIGILVALLLPAVQSAREAARRNGCVNALKQLSLANLNYESTHKQFPYARKYDIWDAYTWTQLVLPQLEEQAVYDNFWTLPIKEYKATDPQGADQNTYGPIGIDARIRAAREAQIPPFYCPSDQSPYANEMDTAAYGFWRGNYRACVGNGDMYGNALGRPIIFRRLPIGSIDVDISPYGAGVFSVRPGQSVEGGPQTQQTRMAQIVDGTSKTILLSEGIVPQNSNFGGPMGSSIYGNMGGALFSAASTPNSSIPDGPVGPCPDDMGDFTFPEKWCDSISQAIPDRVPGTNGAYATARSLHPGGVNVAMADGSVTFVQDGIDWYTWRAAGTRDKEEALGSLSGN, encoded by the coding sequence ATGACCAAGACATGCACTCGGAAAACGGACCGAGCGTACAAGGACGGCTTTACCCTCGTCGAGCTGTTGGTGGTGATCGCCATCATCGGGATCCTTGTGGCGCTATTGTTGCCGGCGGTTCAGTCGGCGCGTGAGGCGGCGCGGCGGAATGGCTGTGTGAATGCGCTAAAGCAACTATCACTGGCAAATCTCAACTACGAATCGACACACAAGCAGTTCCCGTACGCCCGGAAGTACGACATTTGGGATGCGTACACTTGGACACAACTCGTCTTGCCGCAGCTCGAAGAGCAAGCCGTTTACGATAATTTTTGGACTCTTCCTATCAAAGAGTACAAGGCGACAGATCCCCAAGGCGCGGACCAAAACACGTACGGGCCGATTGGGATCGACGCGAGAATCAGGGCCGCTCGCGAAGCTCAGATCCCCCCCTTCTATTGCCCCAGCGATCAATCGCCGTACGCCAATGAGATGGACACGGCAGCCTACGGATTTTGGCGTGGCAACTACCGCGCGTGCGTTGGCAATGGCGACATGTACGGTAATGCGTTGGGTCGTCCAATCATCTTTCGCCGCCTCCCCATTGGCTCGATTGATGTGGACATAAGTCCTTACGGAGCGGGAGTCTTTTCAGTGCGACCTGGACAGTCTGTCGAAGGCGGGCCGCAAACACAGCAAACACGAATGGCTCAGATTGTCGACGGGACGTCAAAGACAATACTGCTGTCAGAAGGCATTGTGCCCCAGAACTCTAACTTTGGTGGACCTATGGGCTCGTCGATCTATGGCAACATGGGCGGAGCCCTCTTCTCGGCAGCATCCACACCCAATAGCTCAATTCCCGACGGGCCAGTCGGACCCTGTCCGGATGATATGGGTGATTTCACGTTCCCTGAAAAATGGTGCGATTCAATCAGCCAGGCGATCCCAGACAGAGTACCCGGAACTAACGGCGCCTACGCAACGGCAAGAAGTCTACATCCGGGCGGTGTCAATGTTGCAATGGCTGATGGTTCAGTGACGTTCGTACAAGACGGGATCGATTGGTACACCTGGCGAGCTGCCGGGACTCGCGACAAAGAAGAGGCACTTGGATCGCTGTCTGGCAACTGA
- a CDS encoding glycoside hydrolase family 2 protein: protein MTSLSFRIVGLGLVAALHACVAEAASGSEVASGEAAVRPLLTTWGEQLDRSAVLPEYPRPQMVRDSWTNLNGEWDFALAPSGDGEPEAFERKIVVPFPVESVLSGVASEVRPEDAVWYRRKFDPGKHDGQRVLLHFGAVDWQTKVWVNGIEVGEHTGGYDPFSFDITKALTAKGPQSLVVRVTDPTNRGSQPHGKQSLEPGGIVYTAVTGIWQTVWLETVPQTRIRSLRVTPHVDSGEVELVVDAEGPGLDKTVVRIATKSEGGAPLRVTGKPGESLRLAIPNARLWSPDDPYLYELDIDLAVESGKVHNVVDHVGSYVGMRSVAVVPDERGQSRICLNGKECFSFGPLDQGYWPDGLYTAPSDEALKWDITMTKKFGFNTCRKHVKVEPARWYYWCDRIGLLVWQDMPCGGERGIGPSEADPTCSPESEAVFRAELEAMVDALSHHPSIIVWVPFNEGWGQFKTNEILAWVKGLDPTRLVDGPSGWADRGYGDLLDRHDYPGPSIHPPEEGRAAVLGEFGGLGLVTPDHVWLDVTNWGYQSFDNEKELAKSYKSLIDNLWLLKSDGLAAAIYTQTTDVEGEVNGLVTYDRRVLKIDPNKAAIWNNRLYGPAPKLTTVLATSQDPSSMGAEWSYSTTQPAADDWMASDYDDSAWQIGRAGFGTPNTPGATVRTEWDTSDIWLRRTVRLDDPQLLEDLYLLIHHDEDAEVYLDGKLIKTLSGFTLDYTIVPLSAGAKKLFRTGEHSLAIHCRQTDGGQFIDLGLVAVQTEPADAATAEKGSSSNLSKAKGRGSVRR, encoded by the coding sequence TTGACTTCACTTTCGTTCCGAATCGTCGGGCTAGGCTTAGTTGCCGCCCTCCACGCCTGCGTTGCGGAAGCGGCGTCGGGTAGCGAGGTCGCGTCGGGCGAGGCTGCGGTGCGTCCGCTGCTCACCACCTGGGGAGAGCAACTCGACAGGTCAGCAGTTCTGCCCGAGTACCCGCGGCCGCAGATGGTGCGTGATTCCTGGACGAATCTAAATGGCGAGTGGGATTTTGCCCTCGCGCCTTCGGGCGATGGCGAACCTGAGGCATTCGAAAGGAAGATCGTCGTACCCTTTCCGGTCGAATCGGTCCTATCAGGGGTGGCTTCCGAGGTCAGACCGGAAGATGCCGTTTGGTATCGCCGGAAGTTCGACCCCGGCAAGCATGACGGTCAGCGGGTGCTGCTGCACTTCGGCGCCGTCGATTGGCAGACGAAGGTCTGGGTCAACGGCATTGAAGTTGGTGAACACACGGGGGGATACGACCCTTTCTCATTCGATATCACCAAGGCACTCACCGCGAAGGGCCCGCAATCGCTCGTCGTGCGGGTGACCGATCCCACCAATCGAGGAAGTCAGCCCCACGGGAAACAGTCGCTCGAACCGGGCGGCATCGTTTACACCGCGGTGACCGGCATTTGGCAGACGGTTTGGCTAGAGACCGTTCCGCAGACGCGGATCCGATCTTTGCGGGTCACGCCCCACGTCGATTCAGGTGAAGTCGAGTTGGTCGTCGACGCCGAGGGCCCGGGGTTGGACAAGACGGTGGTTCGGATTGCAACCAAGAGCGAGGGCGGCGCGCCGCTCCGAGTTACCGGCAAGCCGGGTGAGTCGCTGCGATTGGCGATCCCGAACGCCCGTCTCTGGTCGCCCGACGATCCTTATCTGTACGAGCTTGATATCGATCTCGCTGTCGAGTCGGGCAAGGTCCACAACGTTGTCGATCACGTCGGCAGCTACGTCGGCATGCGGAGCGTCGCGGTCGTCCCGGACGAGCGTGGCCAGAGCCGAATCTGTCTCAACGGCAAAGAGTGCTTCAGCTTCGGCCCGCTCGACCAAGGCTATTGGCCGGACGGTCTCTACACGGCGCCTAGCGACGAGGCGCTCAAGTGGGACATCACAATGACCAAGAAGTTCGGCTTCAACACGTGCCGCAAGCATGTGAAAGTCGAGCCGGCTCGTTGGTACTACTGGTGCGACAGGATCGGCTTGCTTGTGTGGCAAGACATGCCGTGTGGCGGCGAGCGTGGCATCGGGCCTAGCGAGGCAGACCCGACGTGCTCCCCCGAATCGGAAGCGGTCTTCCGCGCCGAGTTAGAAGCGATGGTGGACGCCTTATCGCATCACCCATCGATCATCGTGTGGGTCCCCTTCAATGAAGGCTGGGGCCAGTTCAAGACCAACGAGATACTTGCATGGGTGAAGGGTCTCGACCCGACTCGTCTGGTTGACGGGCCGAGCGGCTGGGCGGATCGCGGCTACGGCGACTTGTTGGATAGGCATGACTATCCGGGCCCCTCCATCCATCCTCCCGAGGAGGGTCGCGCAGCGGTGCTCGGCGAGTTTGGGGGTCTTGGCTTGGTGACTCCCGACCATGTGTGGCTCGATGTCACGAACTGGGGCTACCAGAGTTTTGATAACGAGAAAGAACTGGCCAAGAGTTATAAGTCGCTCATCGACAACCTTTGGCTCCTAAAGAGTGACGGGCTTGCTGCCGCGATCTATACTCAAACCACCGACGTCGAGGGCGAGGTCAACGGCCTCGTCACCTACGACCGCCGGGTTCTCAAGATCGACCCCAACAAAGCGGCGATCTGGAACAACCGCCTTTACGGGCCCGCGCCGAAACTGACGACGGTGCTCGCCACTTCTCAAGACCCGTCTTCGATGGGAGCGGAGTGGAGCTATTCGACAACGCAGCCGGCGGCTGATGATTGGATGGCGAGTGACTACGACGACTCTGCGTGGCAGATTGGCCGAGCAGGATTCGGGACGCCCAACACTCCCGGCGCGACAGTCAGGACCGAATGGGACACGAGCGACATCTGGTTGCGTCGCACGGTGCGGCTCGATGACCCTCAGTTGCTAGAAGACCTGTACTTGCTGATCCACCACGACGAAGACGCCGAGGTCTATCTCGACGGCAAGCTCATCAAGACGCTCTCGGGATTCACGCTCGACTACACCATCGTACCGCTCTCGGCCGGAGCCAAGAAACTCTTCCGAACCGGTGAGCATTCGCTCGCCATCCACTGCCGTCAGACGGACGGCGGCCAGTTTATCGATCTCGGATTGGTCGCGGTCCAAACAGAGCCAGCCGACGCGGCGACGGCGGAGAAGGGCTCCTCGTCGAACCTCTCGAAAGCCAAGGGACGCGGCTCTGTAAGACGGTAG